In Scatophagus argus isolate fScaArg1 chromosome 5, fScaArg1.pri, whole genome shotgun sequence, a genomic segment contains:
- the ftr86 gene encoding finTRIM family, member 86 — translation MASAWSEEETFVCSVCLDMLKDPATLPCGHSYCLACIQNHWDKRDSKGQYSCPQCRQVFSPRPSLAKSTVLAEIMEKLRTNSLKQSSSAPPSMPLYLEVLPDTGPQQGSMYPQLPTVEPRPCPQHNRPLDLFCHEDKECVCEVCYQHGHKGHRVLKPQEERMERQKELVQMQVEVQRRIQETEKKLQEIPHVARQNKALVQALQQESTDLFSELVNNMNATGTQVGELLSTHEASLGSQVEGKIHMLEQEVAQLRWKSAELCRLADMQDHICFLKNFLTMEPLCQKGTTEESILSQEEVVVASVRSAMKELQELIQNLCKANLAKIFKIVNHEPVIAATANGAAEAGSTAVPNSGQATTQNTVYEMTTDPPPLPPPRPQRHEDSSKFPIQHPICPQASAPPPPQPQAFSVTTTELVNPQPKTRGELLKFRFEPTMDPNTVYRHVRLSDGDRKATMRAENLNPPDHPERFDFWRQVLCREPLAGSPYYWEVEWTGQKINLGVAYKEMERKGSANKSRLGHNALSWSLNWSGTGFSFWHDGQEKLLGSPKAQRLGIYLDQHAGILAFYRISNNQADLIYRHQSQFTGPLYPGFRFWAGVGATVTVCQLD, via the exons ATGGCCTCAGCCTGGTCAGAAGAGGAGACCTTTGTCTGCTCAGTATGTTTGGACATGCTGAAGGACCCAGCAACTCTACCCTGTGGACATTCATACTGTTTGGCTTGTATTCAGAACCACTGGGACAAAAGAGACAGCAAGGGTCAGTACAGCTGCCCCCAGTGTAGACAGGTCTTCAGCCCTCGACCCTCTCTGGCCAAGAGCACTGTGCTAGCAGAGATCATGGAGAAACTGAGAACAAATAGCCTCAAACAAAGCTCCTCCGCACCGCCTTCAATGCCTCTCTACCTTGAGGTACTACCAGATACAGGGCCACAACAGGGCAGCATGTACCCTCAGCTTCCCACAGTGGAGCCCAGACCTTGCCCTCAACACAACCGTCCTCTGGACCTATTTTGCCATGAAGACAAGGAGTGCGTGTGTGAAGTGTGCTACCAGCATGGACACAAGGGACATCGTGTGCTCAAACCACAGGAAGAGCGGATGGAGAGACAG aaaGAGCTTGTTCAGATGCAGGTAGAGGTACAGAGGAGAATTCAGGAGACTGAAAAGAAGCTTCAAGAAATCCCACATGTTGCTCGCCAGAACAAG GCCTTGGTACAGGCTCTACAGCAAGAGAGCACAGATTTATTCTCTGAGCTTGTTAACAACATGAATGCAACAGGCACCCAGGTTGGTGAGCTCCTCAGCACTCATGAAGCCTCCTTAGGCAGCCAGGTTGAGGGGAAAATCCACATGCTGGAGCAGGAGGTGGCACAGCTGCGCTGGAAGAGTGCGGAGCTGTGCAGGCTGGCCGACATGCAGGACCACATCTGCTTCTTGAAG AATTTCCTCACCATGGAGCCGCTGTGTCAGAAAGGTACCACTGAAGAGTCCATACTGAGTCAGGAGGAAGTGGTGGTAGCTTCCGTCCGCTCAGCCATGAAAGAACTACAAGAGTTAATACAGAACCTCTGCAAAGCCAACCTAGCCAAGATTTTCAAAATAG TGAATCATGAGCCTGTCATAGCTGCAACAGCCAATGGCGCAGCTGAAGCTGGCTCTACAGCCGTCCCTAACAGTGGTCAGGCCACCACGCAAAACACTG TGTATGAGATGACAACAGACCCTCCACCTTTGCCCCCTCCGCGACCTCAGA GGCATGAGGATTCATCCAAATTTCCAATTCAGCATCCTATATGTCCTCAAG CTTcagctccccctcctcctcaacCTCAGG CATTTTCTGTAACAACAACAGAACTGGTTAATCCGCAACCAAAGACAAGAGGAGAATTGCTGAAAT TTCGCTTTGAACCCACCATGGATCCCAACACGGTGTATCGCCATGTGCGGCTGTCAGATGGAGATCGTAAGGCCACAATGCGTGCTGAGAACCTGAACCCACCAGACCATCCTGAACGTTTCGACTTCTGGAGACAGGTTCTCTGCAGAGAGCCTCTGGCAGGGAGCCCTTACtactgggaggtggagtggaCAGGACAGAAG ATCAACCTCGGCGTGGCCTATAAGGAGATGGAACGTAAAGGTTCTGCTAACAAAAGCCGTCTGGGCCACAATGCTCTGTCCTGGAGCTTGAACTGGTCTGGGACTGGCTTCTCCTTTTGGCATGATGGACAGGAAAAACTGTTGGGCTCACCTAAGGCCCAGCGGCTTGGCATCTATCTGGACCAACATGCAGGGATTCTGGCTTTTTACCGCATCTCCAACAATCAGGCTGATCTCATTTACCGGCATCAGAGCCAGTTCACTGGACCACTGTATCCAGGGTTCAGGTTCTGGGCAGGTGTGGGGGCAACAGTAACTGTTTGCCAGTTGGATTGA
- the LOC124059129 gene encoding complement C1q-like protein 4, with product MRVIVLLCLLHGQYAWDEPQYSWDPPDHSDTRTYVDPALSVCLLDQGSCGCCLMQKQMQRMEWHFNITYAEMMKEMTKTKMTLDNMRASRSAFSVALNSDQTLKCFGPFSNDKLITYKHVFINLGNGYSVQTGIFTVPRSGVYSLSVTIYADGSSSGTMAACATLQVNGKLVSELLEQNGQDLEDSATLVVAMKLKAGDQVAVNLPQGCVICDQNRHYNTFTGFLLYAD from the exons ATGAGAG TTATTGTACTGCTGTGTCTGCTGCATGGTCAGTATGCCTGGGACGAACCTCAGTATTCCTGGGATCCGCCTGACCACAGCGACACAAGAACATATGTGGATCCAGCTCTTAGTG TCTGTCTTTTAGACCAGGGGTCGTGTGGCTGCTGTCTGATGcagaaacaaatgcagagaATGGAGTGGCATTTTAACATCACCTATGCAGAAATGATGAAGgagatgacaaaaacaaaaatgacccTTGACAATATGAGAG CCAGCCGCAGTGCCTTCTCCGTCGCTCTTAACAGCGACCAAACGTTGAAGTGCTTTGGCCCTTTCAGTAACGACAAGCTTATCACGTACAAACATGTCTTCATAAACCTGGGAAATGGCTACAGTGTGCAGACAGGTATCTTCACTGTTCCCCGCTCGGGCGTCTACAGCCTCTCAGTCACCATCTACGCCGACGGTTCTTCCAGTGGCACCATGGCCGCCTGTGCCACACTGCAGGTTAACGGCAAACTGGTTTCTGAGCTCCTCGAACAAAATGGCCAGGACCTCGAGGACAGTGCCACCCTTGTTGTAGCCATGAAGCTGAAAGCTGGGGACCAGGTGGCTGTCAACCTGCCACAAGGATGTGTAATCTGCGATCAGAACAGGCATTATAACACTTTCACCGGCTTCCTGCTGTATGCTGACTAA
- the cbln18 gene encoding cerebellin 18 → MTVLPVLFLLGSLFLCGHVEAQSSTTRMLKEAALQWEGTLTCEKWDCNCTFNYQRGCCCAANDMYQVEEDTFMRIKNLWHSISTLNSRVQGLTAGVKVAFKATIDPNIAIAIPGSTERCFGPFNTNVPIPYSSITLNQGGGYNPSLGVFTAPQAGVYSFSCTVYSYVERNERMYHKVQLMKNGKLAVSVWENNREDGEDSATQVVILEMKRGDQVYMELMSGRKLCNHLQYNIFTGYIVYPNIDE, encoded by the exons ATGACTGTATTACCAGTTTTGTTCCTGCTGGGGTCGCTGTTTCTCTGTGGTCATGTGGAGGCCCAGTCCAGCACCACCAGGATGCTGAAAGAGGCTGCAC TCCAATGGGAGGGAACTCTGACCTGTGAGAAGTGGGACTGCAACTGTACTTTCAATTATCAGCGTGGCTGCTGTTGTGCGGCCAATGATATGTACCAAGTAGAAGAGGATACCTTCATGAGGATTAAAAATTTGTGGCACTCCATCAGCACACTGAATAGCAGAGTACAGGGACTCACAG CTGGCGTCAAGGTTGCCTTCAAAGCCACCATTGACCCAAATATCGCCATCGCTATCCCTGGATCTACCGAACGTTGCTTTGGTCCTTTTAATACTAATGTGCCAATCCCCTACAGTTCCATCACCCTTAACCAGGGCGGGGGATATAACCCATCCTTAG GTGTCTTCACTGCCCCTCAGGCTGGTGTTTATTCCTTTTCCTGCACGGTCTACTCATATGTGGAAAGGAATGAGCGCATGTAccataaa GTTCAGCTGATGAAGAATGGGAAGCTGGCAGTCAGTGTGTGGGAGAACAATCGAGAAGATGGTGAAGACAGTGCCACTCAG gttgtgaTACTAGAGATGAAGAGAGGCGACCAGGTCTACATGGAGCTGATGTCTGGGAGGAAGCTCTGTAACCACTTGCAGTACAATATCTTTACTGGTTACATAGTTTACCCCAACATTGATGAGTAA
- the nudt8 gene encoding nucleoside diphosphate-linked moiety X motif 8 isoform X1: MPVHMNHMLLKKLRQPGLRVELVKQVGMFRGAEILTWSCAIRPLLLLREPHLAPFSKRTCAGWQGATAAKERTYERVHGNKEGSSSSTETLSHSTQLSSFSLDCDNQQASFENPLPKAILSSHHHPPQVSASAKDKQVFDSQKCTVTEDLKQNLKVMNIYRDCLINTTCHQAWQRSWDICQPSCIFTKKTQCNFLQRFLCHRQHLARSLCLLTHQPWILNHCHSQPQPSSISFPQSRAVHPAASHLADTWRDCLSPGNENRCRQSLLPNSKLYEADKERKGSKSQVKWASVLVSLCSADGDPAFLFTLRSSTLKGRHKGDVSFAGGKSDPSDRDVVATALREAREELGVNVAKESVWGILKPLRDMSGMMIAPVLANLGPLEELSFKPNPEEVEEIFTLSLSHLCNPQNRGYTHFRVGDKYGYTLPVFRNGKHRVWGLTAVALDHTLKLVVPS, from the exons ATGCCAGTTCACATGAATCACATGCTCCTTAAAAAACTGAGGCAGCCTGGGCTCAGGGTGGAGCTGGTAAAACAGGTGGG AATGTTTAGGGGTGCAGAGATCCTGACTTGGTCTTGTGCTATAAGACCACTGTTGTTACTGAGAGAGCCCCACCTTGCTCCTTTCTCTAAACGCACTTGTGCTGGATGGCAGGGTGCAACAGCAGCGAAAGAAAGGACTTATGAACGTGTCCATGGAAATAAGGAGGGGTCATCATCGTCCACAGAGACTTTGTCCCATTCAACGCAGCTGTCTTCATTTAGCTTGGACTGTGATAATCAGCAAGCTTCATTTGAAAACCCCCTACCTAAAGCCATTTTGTCCAGCCATCATCACCCTCCTCAGGTTTCTGCCTCTGCTAAGGACAAACAAGTGTTTGACTCTCAGAAATGCACTGTAACAGAGGATTTAAAGCAAAACCTGAAAGTTATGAACATTTACCGGGACTGTTTAATCAACACTACTTGCCACCAGGCCTGGCAAAGGTCTTGGGACATTTGCCAACCGTCATGCATTTTCACCAAGAAGACTCAGTGTAACTTTCTTCAAAGGTTTTTATGTCATAGACAGCACTTGGCCAGATCTCTCTGCTTGTTGACACATCAGCCATGGATTTTGAACCACTGTCACAGTCAACCACAACCCTCCAGTATCTCTTTTCCTCAAAGCAGAGCTGTTCATCCAGCTGCCTCTCACTTGGCAGATACATGGAGAGACTGTCTGTCCCCAGGGAATGAAAACAGGTGTCGACAGAGCCTGCTGCCCAACTCGAAGCTGTACgaggcagacaaagagagaaagggtTCAAAGAGCCAGGTGAAATGGGCATCGGTCCTGGtttctctttgctctgctgACGGAGACCCGGCCTTTCTCTTTACTCTGCGCTCCAGCACACTGAAGGGCAGACACAAGGGAGATGTCAG CTTTGCAGGAGGAAAGAGTGATCCGTCAGACAGAGATGTGGTGGCCACAGCGTTGAGAGAAGCCAGAGAGGAGTTGGGCGTTAATGTGGCTAAAGAGAGTGTCTGGGGCATCCTAAAGCCTCTCAGGGACATG TCGGGGATGATGATAGCTCCTGTGCTGGCTAACCTCGGCCCCTTAGAGGAGTTGTCCTTCAAACCAAACCCTGAAGAG GTGGAGGAGATTTTCACCCTGTCGTTGTCCCACTTGTGCAACCCTCAGAACCGTGGATACACTCACTTCCGTGTCGGCGACAAATACGGATACACCCTCCCGGTGTTTCGGAACGGGAAGCATCGAGTGTGGGGCCTGACAGCCGTCGCCCTGGACCATACTCTGAAACTCGTTGTTCCTTCTTAG
- the nudt8 gene encoding nucleoside diphosphate-linked moiety X motif 8 isoform X2 — protein sequence MRILSLTHTFHSLNSRMFRGAEILTWSCAIRPLLLLREPHLAPFSKRTCAGWQGATAAKERTYERVHGNKEGSSSSTETLSHSTQLSSFSLDCDNQQASFENPLPKAILSSHHHPPQVSASAKDKQVFDSQKCTVTEDLKQNLKVMNIYRDCLINTTCHQAWQRSWDICQPSCIFTKKTQCNFLQRFLCHRQHLARSLCLLTHQPWILNHCHSQPQPSSISFPQSRAVHPAASHLADTWRDCLSPGNENRCRQSLLPNSKLYEADKERKGSKSQVKWASVLVSLCSADGDPAFLFTLRSSTLKGRHKGDVSFAGGKSDPSDRDVVATALREAREELGVNVAKESVWGILKPLRDMSGMMIAPVLANLGPLEELSFKPNPEEVEEIFTLSLSHLCNPQNRGYTHFRVGDKYGYTLPVFRNGKHRVWGLTAVALDHTLKLVVPS from the exons ATGCGAATACTCAGTCTCACCCACACCTTCCACTCACTAAATTCAAG AATGTTTAGGGGTGCAGAGATCCTGACTTGGTCTTGTGCTATAAGACCACTGTTGTTACTGAGAGAGCCCCACCTTGCTCCTTTCTCTAAACGCACTTGTGCTGGATGGCAGGGTGCAACAGCAGCGAAAGAAAGGACTTATGAACGTGTCCATGGAAATAAGGAGGGGTCATCATCGTCCACAGAGACTTTGTCCCATTCAACGCAGCTGTCTTCATTTAGCTTGGACTGTGATAATCAGCAAGCTTCATTTGAAAACCCCCTACCTAAAGCCATTTTGTCCAGCCATCATCACCCTCCTCAGGTTTCTGCCTCTGCTAAGGACAAACAAGTGTTTGACTCTCAGAAATGCACTGTAACAGAGGATTTAAAGCAAAACCTGAAAGTTATGAACATTTACCGGGACTGTTTAATCAACACTACTTGCCACCAGGCCTGGCAAAGGTCTTGGGACATTTGCCAACCGTCATGCATTTTCACCAAGAAGACTCAGTGTAACTTTCTTCAAAGGTTTTTATGTCATAGACAGCACTTGGCCAGATCTCTCTGCTTGTTGACACATCAGCCATGGATTTTGAACCACTGTCACAGTCAACCACAACCCTCCAGTATCTCTTTTCCTCAAAGCAGAGCTGTTCATCCAGCTGCCTCTCACTTGGCAGATACATGGAGAGACTGTCTGTCCCCAGGGAATGAAAACAGGTGTCGACAGAGCCTGCTGCCCAACTCGAAGCTGTACgaggcagacaaagagagaaagggtTCAAAGAGCCAGGTGAAATGGGCATCGGTCCTGGtttctctttgctctgctgACGGAGACCCGGCCTTTCTCTTTACTCTGCGCTCCAGCACACTGAAGGGCAGACACAAGGGAGATGTCAG CTTTGCAGGAGGAAAGAGTGATCCGTCAGACAGAGATGTGGTGGCCACAGCGTTGAGAGAAGCCAGAGAGGAGTTGGGCGTTAATGTGGCTAAAGAGAGTGTCTGGGGCATCCTAAAGCCTCTCAGGGACATG TCGGGGATGATGATAGCTCCTGTGCTGGCTAACCTCGGCCCCTTAGAGGAGTTGTCCTTCAAACCAAACCCTGAAGAG GTGGAGGAGATTTTCACCCTGTCGTTGTCCCACTTGTGCAACCCTCAGAACCGTGGATACACTCACTTCCGTGTCGGCGACAAATACGGATACACCCTCCCGGTGTTTCGGAACGGGAAGCATCGAGTGTGGGGCCTGACAGCCGTCGCCCTGGACCATACTCTGAAACTCGTTGTTCCTTCTTAG
- the LOC124059335 gene encoding uncharacterized protein LOC124059335, giving the protein MRAIVLLCLLHAAFGQNTYSWNGPGREEVNTDPNADSACQTDQGSCGCCLMVRTVNRLRTYFGTSLNELEKVYLQTNQSLSKIEASRTAFSACLYNDDNFKCFGPFAVNNRIIYEHVFLNLGNSYNAKTGIFTVRHSGVYSLALTVYSDAGAPGNKLAACAGLQINGQTVAGSKDQNTNDQEDSSSIVMAIHLKAGDQVSVNLPIGCFLCDDSSHYNTFSAFLLYTE; this is encoded by the exons ATGAGAG CTATTGTATTGCTGTGTCTGCTACATGCAGCTTTTGGTCAGAATACATATTCCTGGAATGGACCTGGCCGAGAGGAAGTGAATACAGATCCCAACGCAGACAGTG CGTGTCAGACGGATCAGGGCTCTTGTGGCTGCTGTCTCATGGTGAGAACGGTGAACAGGCTGAGGACGTACTTTGGCACGAGCCTGAACGAGTTGGAGAAGGTGTACTTACAGACAAACCAAAGTCTCAGCAAAATTGAAG CCAGCCGCACTGCATTCTCCGCCTGCCTGTACAATGATgataattttaaatgtttcgGCCCCTTCGCTGTCAACAACCGCATCATCTACGAACATGTCTTCCTTAACCTGGGCAATAGCTACAATGCAAAGACTGGCATCTTCACTGTTCGTCACTCTGGTGTCTACAGCCTTGCCCTCACAGTCTACAGTGATGCTGGTGCTCCTGGTAACAAATTGGCTGCCTGTGCCGGGCTGCAGATTAACGGCCAGACTGTGGCCGGGTCCAAAGATCAAAATACGAATGACCAAGAGGACAGTTCCTCTATTGTTATGGCCATCCATCTGAAGGCCGGTGACCAAGTGTCTGTCAACCTGCCTATTGGATGTTTCCTCTGTGATGACAGCAGCCACTATAACACTTTCAGTGCCTTTCTGCTTTATACTGAATAA
- the nudt8 gene encoding nucleoside diphosphate-linked moiety X motif 8 isoform X3 produces MFRGAEILTWSCAIRPLLLLREPHLAPFSKRTCAGWQGATAAKERTYERVHGNKEGSSSSTETLSHSTQLSSFSLDCDNQQASFENPLPKAILSSHHHPPQVSASAKDKQVFDSQKCTVTEDLKQNLKVMNIYRDCLINTTCHQAWQRSWDICQPSCIFTKKTQCNFLQRFLCHRQHLARSLCLLTHQPWILNHCHSQPQPSSISFPQSRAVHPAASHLADTWRDCLSPGNENRCRQSLLPNSKLYEADKERKGSKSQVKWASVLVSLCSADGDPAFLFTLRSSTLKGRHKGDVSFAGGKSDPSDRDVVATALREAREELGVNVAKESVWGILKPLRDMSGMMIAPVLANLGPLEELSFKPNPEEVEEIFTLSLSHLCNPQNRGYTHFRVGDKYGYTLPVFRNGKHRVWGLTAVALDHTLKLVVPS; encoded by the exons ATGTTTAGGGGTGCAGAGATCCTGACTTGGTCTTGTGCTATAAGACCACTGTTGTTACTGAGAGAGCCCCACCTTGCTCCTTTCTCTAAACGCACTTGTGCTGGATGGCAGGGTGCAACAGCAGCGAAAGAAAGGACTTATGAACGTGTCCATGGAAATAAGGAGGGGTCATCATCGTCCACAGAGACTTTGTCCCATTCAACGCAGCTGTCTTCATTTAGCTTGGACTGTGATAATCAGCAAGCTTCATTTGAAAACCCCCTACCTAAAGCCATTTTGTCCAGCCATCATCACCCTCCTCAGGTTTCTGCCTCTGCTAAGGACAAACAAGTGTTTGACTCTCAGAAATGCACTGTAACAGAGGATTTAAAGCAAAACCTGAAAGTTATGAACATTTACCGGGACTGTTTAATCAACACTACTTGCCACCAGGCCTGGCAAAGGTCTTGGGACATTTGCCAACCGTCATGCATTTTCACCAAGAAGACTCAGTGTAACTTTCTTCAAAGGTTTTTATGTCATAGACAGCACTTGGCCAGATCTCTCTGCTTGTTGACACATCAGCCATGGATTTTGAACCACTGTCACAGTCAACCACAACCCTCCAGTATCTCTTTTCCTCAAAGCAGAGCTGTTCATCCAGCTGCCTCTCACTTGGCAGATACATGGAGAGACTGTCTGTCCCCAGGGAATGAAAACAGGTGTCGACAGAGCCTGCTGCCCAACTCGAAGCTGTACgaggcagacaaagagagaaagggtTCAAAGAGCCAGGTGAAATGGGCATCGGTCCTGGtttctctttgctctgctgACGGAGACCCGGCCTTTCTCTTTACTCTGCGCTCCAGCACACTGAAGGGCAGACACAAGGGAGATGTCAG CTTTGCAGGAGGAAAGAGTGATCCGTCAGACAGAGATGTGGTGGCCACAGCGTTGAGAGAAGCCAGAGAGGAGTTGGGCGTTAATGTGGCTAAAGAGAGTGTCTGGGGCATCCTAAAGCCTCTCAGGGACATG TCGGGGATGATGATAGCTCCTGTGCTGGCTAACCTCGGCCCCTTAGAGGAGTTGTCCTTCAAACCAAACCCTGAAGAG GTGGAGGAGATTTTCACCCTGTCGTTGTCCCACTTGTGCAACCCTCAGAACCGTGGATACACTCACTTCCGTGTCGGCGACAAATACGGATACACCCTCCCGGTGTTTCGGAACGGGAAGCATCGAGTGTGGGGCCTGACAGCCGTCGCCCTGGACCATACTCTGAAACTCGTTGTTCCTTCTTAG
- the LOC124058915 gene encoding membrane frizzled-related protein: MRYLNFHFFLFCFSQNVFCNPAFELEGEREERVEGFRTSSSTPEPIKPPAANLGWGLFGVCVMRLRAPGCGWGVVVASAVALLLLAAFGLALALILTQIKGQAMEDQFLSTHPSDLLSAGDETSHTLPTVSANRSQSDSTAAPPPAGIPPPETRCGGVLTDSEGSFSSPNHPGPYPPNLLCVWVIRIPPPSLVQIHVSSLTVEGPSPCLFDWLEVQEQIEQSSVVTRFCGNVAPPTVNTNSSTVWVTFRSDGSIAGSGFTAQYRAVLPGQKSCSREEFMCDSGRCLLPVSVCDGHPNCHDQTDEANCSHKHKECGGQKTGPFGYLSSPNHPRPYPHQQLCIWYLSVEEGHVITLSFRNFSLETQDVCEFDYVEVHDSVDTGAGRVLGRFCGTSSPPDLTSSGPHMTVVFVADEGVADSGFNATYQAVSVRDRTCGPSQFACSTGECLQQQWLCDGWNDCPDGADEQGCGNSTYPPFTSSCELIEVEMCQGLSYNLTSFPNIWLSIADQREATALLRQYRVLMELACFEPLQRLVCGMFLPQCSPQGGVLQPCRSVCASAEQQCSQALDLFSFSWPFNCHLLPDSQDPMECSLP; the protein is encoded by the exons ATGAGATACTTAAATTtccacttttttctgttttgcttttcccAGAATGTGTTCTGCAACCCTGCCTTTGAGCTGGAGGGGGAGcgagaggagagggtggagggatTCAGGACATCCTCATCCACCCCTGAACCAATCAAACCACCAGCAGCCA ACCTTGGTTGGGGTCtttttggagtgtgtgtgatgcgTCTGCGGGCCCCCGGTTGTGGCTGGGGGGTGGTAGTCGCCTCAGCTGTTGCCCTGCTCCTGTTGGCAGCCTTTGGACTGGCACTGGCCCTCATCCTCACAC AGATAAAAGGCCAGGCAATGGAGGATCAGTTTTTGTCCACCCATCCTTCAGACCTGCTGAGTGCAGGAGATGAAACATCCCATACTTTACCTACAGTCTCTGCCAACAGAAGTCAGTCTGATAGTACAGCTGCACCACCACCTGCCGGGATCCCCCCACCCGAAACAC gtTGTGGAGGGGTTCTGACTGATTCAGAGGGCAGTTTCAGTTCTCCAAACCACCCTGGCCCCTATCCTCCAaacttgttgtgtgtgtgggtaatCCGAATCCCCCCCCCTTCCCTGGTCCAGATCcatgtttcctctctgactgtAGAGGGGCCATCGCCCTGTCTGTTTGACTGGCTTGAGGTGCAGGAACAGATAGAGCAGAGCTCTGTGGTCACCAG GTTCTGTGGTAATGTAGCACCACCGACagtcaacacaaacagcagcacagtgtgggTCACCTTCCGCTCTGATGGCAGCATCGCAGGCAGCGGCTTCACTGCACAGTACAGGGCCGTTCTGCCTGGACAAA agaGCTGCTCCAGAGAAGAGTTCATGTGTGACAGCGGTCGCTGCCTgctgcctgtgtctgtgtgtgatggtCATCCAAACTGCCATGACCAAACAGATGAGGCAAACTGCAGTCATAAACACAAAG AATGTGGCGGGCAGAAGACCGGGCCGTTTGGTTACCTGTCAAGTCCAAACCACCCCAGACCTTATCCTCATCAGCAG CTGTGCATATGGTACTTATCTGTTGAGGAGGGTCACGTCATCACACTGAGCTTCAGGAACTTCAGCCTGGAGACtcaggatgtgtgtgagtttgattACGTTGAGGTGCATGACAGTGTTGATACTGGAGCTGGAAGAGTGCTGGGAAG ATTTTGTGGCACCTCCTCCCCTCCGGACCTGACCTCCTCTGGCCCCCACATGACTGTGGTGTTTGTAGCTGATGAGGGAGTGGCTGACAGCGGCTTCAATGCAACGTACCAGGCTGTGTCTGTTCGGGACA GAACATGTGGTCCCAGCCAGTTTGCCTGCAGTACAGGCGAGTGTCTTCAGCAGCAGTGGTTGTGTGACGGATGGAACGACTGCCCTGACGGAGCCGATGAACAGGGCTGTGGCAACTCCACCTACCCTCCCTTCA CTTCATCATGTGAGCTCATTGAAGTGGAGATGTGTCAGGGTCTCAGCTACAACCTCACCTCTTTCCCAAACATCTGGCTGTCCATTGCTGATCAGAGGGAAGCTACCGCACTCCTACGACAGTACCGG GTTCTGATGGAGCTGGCATGTTTCGAGCCCTTGCAGAGGCTGGTGTGTGGGATGTTTCTCCCTCAGTGCAGCCCTCAGGGTGGCGTCCTCCAGCCGTGTCGCTCAGTCTGCGCCTCTGCTGAGCAGCAATGCAGCCAAGCCCTGGAtctcttctccttcagctgGCCCTTCAACTGCCACCTCCTCCCTGACTCGCAGGACCCCATGGAGTGCTCGCTGCCTTGA
- the LOC124059128 gene encoding complement C1q-like protein 4, with product MRACLTDQASCGCCLMQQQIHRMKMFFNTSLNELEKELMKTKTILNNVRASRSAFSVALTTESSLKCFGPFRDDKIITYKHTFINLGDGYNTDTGIFTVPRSGVYSLALTIYSDAGAPGNTLAACASLQVNGQVVAGPREKNMQDQEDSATIVMAIHLKAGDQVAVSLPIGCFLCDDNSNYNTFSGFLLYATD from the exons ATGCGAG cgtGTCTTACAGACCAGGCGTCGTGTGGCTGCTGTCTGATGCAGCAACAGATACATAGGATGAAGATGTTCTTTAACACTAGCCTTAATGAGCTGGAGAAGgaactgatgaaaacaaagaccaTCCTCAACAATGTCAGAG CCAGTCGCAGTGCCTTCTCTGTCGCTCTAACCACTGAAAGCAGTTTGAAATGCTTTGGTCCCTTTCGCGATGACAAGATCATCACCTACAAGCACACATTCATCAACCTGGGTGATGGCTACAACACTGATACTGGTATCTTCACTGTTCCCCGCTCTGGTGTCTACAGCCTCGCCCTCACCATCTACAGTGACGCTGGTGCTCCTGGCAACACTTTGGCCGCCTGCGCCAGTCTGCAGGTTAACGGCCAGGTGGTGGCAGGACCcagagagaaaaatatgcaAGACCAAGAGGACAGTGCCACTATTGTTATGGCCATTCATCTGAAGGCTGGGGATCAGGTAGCTGTCAGCCTGCCCATTGGATGTTTCCTCTGCGATGACAACAGCAACTACAACACTTTCAGTGGTTTCCTGCTATATGCTACTGATTAA